One window from the genome of Carassius carassius chromosome 15, fCarCar2.1, whole genome shotgun sequence encodes:
- the LOC132158878 gene encoding RNA-binding protein MEX3B-like → MPSLLVLAGIMEKNGGYGGDLAGSGFGSEGLLVPTEEEEDDSRALRVALGQLSLLGLGEGEDRAPAGGGGGVQDRSNDNHHNHIQADSGMLQGKNKLCALYESSPTETKGRGCNITECVPVPSSEHVAEIVGRQGCKIKALRAKTNTYIKTPVRGEEPVFLITGRKEDVALARREIISAAEHFSMLRASRNKLGVSFSGSPPAPLPGQTTIQVRVPYRVVGLVVGPKGSTIKRIQQQTCTYIVTPSRDRDPVFEITGSPGNAERAREEIEAHIAFRTGGLHDHNNENDCLGPDSGNGGLESRLQQVWGLQGAPRKPLASSYRQNFSDVMVGSSGGGGGGIYSKGDFTNHGSGDKPSSYFGSEGTQSWGDPDYPKQVAYYTQQRSKSFGGLPLPLTRLSPGLPETCGTGNSNAVVSPHAQARRAHSEPTTITAAFTGRLPVPDSPPAIARECMTCFESKVTAALVPCGHNLFCMECAIRICELNHPECPVCHTLVTQAIRIFS, encoded by the exons ATGCCTAGCTTGCTGGTTCTAGCAGGGATAATGGAGAAAAATGGGGGCTACGGCGGGGATTTAGCCGGCTCCGGCTTCGGCAGCGAAGGTCTCCTGGTGCCAACCGAGGAAGAGGAGGACGATTCCCGTGCCCTTAGAGTTGCGCTGGGCCAACTGTCGCTGCTGGGTCTTGGAGAGGGCGAGGACCGGGCTCCTGCGGGTGGAGGTGGAGGAGTTCAAGACAGGAGTAACGATAACCACCACAATCACATCCAAGCCGATTCAGGGATGTTACAAGGGAAGAACAAGTTGTGCGCCCTGTACGAGAGCTCGCCCACCGAAACCAAAGGACGGGGCTGCAACATAACGGAGTGCGTCCCCGTGCCAAGCTCCGAACATGTGGCCGAAATAGTGGGGAGACAAG GTTGCAAAATCAAAGCTTTGCGTGCAAAGACAAACACCTACATCAAGACACCCGTCCGAGGCGAAGAACCAGTCTTCCTCATCACCGGCCGCAAAGAGGACGTGGCCCTGGCCAGACGTGAAATCATCTCAGCTGCGGAGCACTTCTCCATGCTGCGGGCCTCCAGGAACAAGCTGGGCGTCTCTTTCAGCGGCTCGCCTCCTGCACCATTACCTGGCCAGACCACCATACAGGTGCGGGTTCCCTACCGCGTCGTAGGTTTGGTGGTCGGACCGAAAGGCTCAACTATAAAACGCATCCAGCAGCAAACGTGCACTTACATCGTGACTCCGAGCCGCGACCGTGACCCCGTCTTTGAGATCACCGGCTCCCCCGGGAACGCCGAACGGGCGAGGGAAGAAATTGAGGCACACATCGCCTTCCGCACAGGTGGCCTGCATGACCACAACAATGAGAACGACTGCTTGGGACCTGACAGCGGCAATGGGGGTCTGGAGAGCCGCCTGCAGCAGGTGTGGGGGCTACAGGGGGCCCCGCGCAAACCGCTTGCCAGCAGCTACCGCCAGAATTTCTCAGACGTCATGGTTGGAAgtagtggaggaggaggaggtgggatTTACAGTAAAGGTGACTTTACCAACCATGGCAGTGGGGACAAGCCAAGCTCCTACTTCGGATCTGAGGGCACTCAAAGCTGGGGCGATCCCGACTATCCCAAACAGGTGGCTTACTACACCCAGCAGCGCTCCAAAAGCTTTGGAGGCCTGCCTCTTCCTCTGACCAGACTGTCGCCGGGACTGCCTGAAACGTGTGGCACTGGAAACTCAAACGCCGTGGTGTCTCCTCATGCCCAGGCGCGCCGTGCCCACAGCGAGCCCACCACCATCACCGCCGCGTTCACCGGACGTCTCCCCGTGCCGGATTCACCACCTGCCATTGCTCGAGAGTGCATGACCTGTTTTGAGAGCAAAGTGACTGCCGCTCTGGTCCCTTGTGGTCATAACCTCTTCTGCATGGAGTGCGCCATCCGAATTTGTGAGCTAAACCATCCGGAGTGTCCTGTCTGCCACACCCTGGTCACACAGGCCATCCGGATATTCTCCTAa
- the rab11al gene encoding RAB11a, member RAS oncogene family, like, which translates to MSGREDEYDYLFKVVLIGDSGVGKSNLLSRFTRNEFNLESKSTIGVEFATRSIHVEGKTVKAQIWDTAGQERYRAITSAYYRGAVGALLVYDIAKHLTYENAERWLKELQDHADSNIVIMLVGNKSDLRHLRAVPMDEAKAFAEKHGLSFLETSALDSSNVELAFQTILTEIYRIVSQRQMSGRGDDGFSPSSKVVPITVQPTQNSGKQGACCQNN; encoded by the exons TGGTTCTGATTGGCGACTCGGGTGTGGGCAAGAGTAACCTTCTCTCTCGCTTCACCCGCAATGAGTTCAACCTGGAGAGCAAGAGCACCATCGGGGTGGAGTTTGCCACACGCAGCATCCATGTGGAGGGCAAGACAGTCAAGGCCCAGATCTGGGATACAGCTGGACAGGAGAGATACAGAGCCATCACATCAGC gtaTTACAGAGGTGCCGTAGGAGCCCTGCTTGTCTATGACATTGCCAAGCATCTGACCTATGAGAACGCCGAGCGCTGGCTGAAAGAGCTGCAGGATCATGCTGACAGCAATATTGTCATCATGTTAGTAGGGAACAAAAGTGACCTGCGTCATCTGCGGGCCGTTCCTATGGATGAAGCCAAAGCATTTGCAG AGAAGCATGGACTTTCTTTTCTGGAGACCTCAGCGCTGGACTCTTCTAATGTTGAACTTGCCTTTCAGACCATTCTTACAG aaatCTACCGTATCGTGTCCCAGAGGCAGATGTCAGGGCGCGGCGATGATGGCTTCTCCCCCAGCTCAAAAGTGGTTCCCATTACCGTGCAGCCCACACAGAATTCGGGCAAGCAGGGCGCCTGCTGTCAGAATAACTGA